The Argonema galeatum A003/A1 region CCCCGCAGGTCTTTTGAAGCTTGGCGAGAAATCAAAAAAGGACAAGCCAAAGAGTGGAGTTCCGATGAAATTAAACTCGCTCAAGCTTTGGGAGTTCACCTCTACATGGCGGCGATGCAGAGACGAGTAGAAGATACAATCCGGCATCAAGCTTCCCACGACCTGCTGACGGGTTTGCCGAATCGGTTACTATTTAATGACCGCCTTTCTCTGGCACTAGCAAAAATCCATCAGCGCCGGGAAATGTTGGCTGTGGCGTTTCTCGACTTGGATTTTTTCAAGAATATTAACGATACGCTAGGCCATGCTGTTGGCGATGAGTTGCTGCAAGATGTCGCCAAACGACTGAAACAATGTCTGCGCGAAAGTGACATCGTTGCCCGTTGGGGAGGAGATGAATTTACCATATTGCTATCCCCAATCCAGAGTACAGAGGATGCCGCACAAATTGCCCAGCGATTTCTGGATGTACTGAGCATTCCGTTTAAATTTAGCCAACAGGAACTCAACGTCAAAGCTAGCATAGGAATTGCCCTAGCTCCCTATGATGGTGAAGACGCTGAAACCCTCCTGAAAAATGCCGATGCTGCGATGTATCGCGCTAAGCAACAGGGTCGAAACAATTACCAACTTTATACATCAGCGATCGGCAACAAAGCGTTTGAGCGATTGGTTCTAGAAAACAATCTCTATAAAGCATTAGAACGAGAAGAGTTTCTGTTGCACTACCAACCGCAGATAGACTTAAATACAGGTGAGATTGTAGGGATGGAAGCTTTGATTCGCTGGCAGTCTGCCTCTAGCGGATTAATTCCCCCCGATCGCTTTATTCCCCTAGCAGAAGAAACCGGACTGATCTGCCCGATCGGAGAATGGGTACTCAGAACTGCTTGCGCCCAAAATCGCGCTTGGCAGTTAGCTGGCTTACCGCCCCTACGCATGGCAGTTAATCTTTCAGCTCGTCAGTTCCAGCAACGCAACCTGGTCAAAATAATTGCACAAGTTTTAAAAGAAACAGGGCTAGAACCGGCTTATCTAGAAATAGAAATTACTGAAAGCATTGCGATCCAAGATGTAGACTTTACAATTTCGGTATTGGAGTCGTTACAGAGGATGGGAATTCACATTTCGATGGATGATTTTGGCACGGGCTACTCTTCCTTGTGGACGTTGAAACAATTGCCTTTAGATACGCTGAAAATAGATCGATCGTTTATCCACGGTTTGATGAATCATACAAAGGAAGCGGCAATTATCACGGCAGTCATTGCTTTAGGGCATGGACTAAACTTAAAAGTGATTGCTGAAGGAGTTGAAAAAGCGGAAGAATTAGAATTTTTGCGCGGGGTCAAATGCGATAGCGTACAAGGGTACTTCTTTAGCCCACCCTTACCAGCCGCAAAAGCAACCAAACTCTATATGAGAAAAACCCAATCTAAAGCTGGAAAAAACGACTTTGATGGCAACTATTTGACTTGGTAATGAGGTGTAATTCTTCTCTTATTAATTTTTCATGTTCGATCGGAAGTCATCATAAAAAGGACTTACGCTTTTCTCCCCCCATGCCCCCCAAATCTGGGGGGAATAAGAAGGGAGGCCCCTAAATTTGGGGGTTAGGGGGGCAAAACCAAGGTTTTTGCGTAAGTCATTATAAAGATAGATATAAATTTGTGCCAGGGGATAGGATGAGCGAGCAAGAAGATAATTTAGATTTAGAAAGGGCAGACGCATTCAGTATCCCGGTTGCACCGGCGGGATACAAGTCAGGCTTTATTGGTATCATCGGACGCCCCAATGTGGGGAAGTCCACTCTGATGAATCAGTTGGTGGGGCAAAAAGTTGCGATCGTATCGCCGGTAGCCCAGACGACGCGCAATCGTCTGCGGGGCATTTTAACTACGCCAGAGGCGCAGCTGATTTTTGTGGATACGCCGGGAATTCACAAGCCTCACCACCAGTTGGGGAAAGTGTTGGTGAAAAATGCCCAAATTGCGATTCAGTCGGTGGATGTGCTGCTGTTTGTGGTGGATGGTTCGGTGGAAGCTGGTGGTGGCGATCGCTACATCGTCGATCTTTTAACCCACAGCCAAATGCCGATCGTCTTGGGATTGAACAAAATAGACCAACAATCTTCTTTTTACCGCCAGATTGAGGATACTTATGCCAATCTGGCTGGGCCGCACAATTGGCCGATCGTAAAATTTTCGGCCCTCAACGGCGATGGTTTGGAGGCGCTTCAGAAATTTTTAATCGATCGCTTAGAACCTGGGCCATATTATTATCCCCCCGATCTGGTAACCGACCAACCAGAACGCTTTATTATGGCAGAACTGATTCGCGAACAAATTTTGCTTTTAACTCGCGAAGAAATTCCTCACTCCGTAGCTGTCACGATCGAGAAAGTAGAGGAAACACCCACAATTACTCGCGTTTTCGCCGCCATCAATGTCGAACGCGACTCCCAAAAGGGTATTGTGATCGGCAAAGGCGGAATCATGCTCAAAACTATTGGCAGCGCAGCTCGCGAACAAATGCAAAAATTAATTGATGGCAAAGTATATCTAGAGTTGTTCGTAAGAGTGGAGCCAAAATGGCGGCAATCTCGCAGTCGGTTGGCAGAATTTGGCTATCGTGTCGAGGAATGATATCGATTTTAGATTTTAGATTTTAGATTTTAGTTAAAATAGCAGCAGTCGAAAAACTTTTCGGCTGTTGTAAACACACTCAGCACTTAGCACTAAAGCCGAAGCACTTTGCTATAAAAACTGTGGAAATTACGGATTCCAAGTATAGGGCAGCTAAGCTACTATACTTTGTGTTACAAAAAGTTGTTAACCGCAAAACTTTAGGAAAGTGTCCTCAAAAATACAAAATTTAGTTTGAGCGGCTGTATCTTTTAGCACAGGAGCTACTACCATCATTGTTGAGATAGGTAAATATTTATGAATATCAGGGCTGGCTACAAACTAATAGAAAAAATTAACGAGGGTTTGAGTACAATAGTTTATCGTGCAGAGAGAAAGCAAGATAAGAAGGCTGCGATCGTCAAAATCCTTAGAGCCGACTATCCTACCCTTGAAGAGATCATGCAATTGAGGCATGAATATGAAATCTCCAAAAACCTCAATTTAGAAGGTATTGTCAAGCCGTATGGGTTGGAAAATCACCGTAACGGTCTGGCACTGATATTGGAAGATTCGAGAGGAGAAGCACTCAACAAGTTTTTATGCGATCGCAAACTGGAACTAACAGAGTTTCTGAACATCGGTATTCAACTAGCAGACACTCTGGGTAAATTGCACGACAACCAAATTATTCATAAAGATATTAAGCCGACAAACATCATCATTAATGCTACAACCCTCAAAGTAAAAATTACTGACTTTAGCATTGCTACGCGACTGTCTAAAGAAACCCAAGAACTCAGCCATCCCACTTTACTAGAAGGCACCCTTGCTTATATATCCCCAGAGCAAACGGGGCGGATGAATCGCTCCATTGACTACCGCACGGACTTATATTCTTTGGGCGTCACATTTTATGAAATACTGTGCGGCGAACTGCCATTTAAAGCTACCGATCCGATGGAATTAGTTCACTGCCACATCGCTAAACAACCAATACCACCCTACGACATTGTATGTGCAGAGGCGCAGAATAGCAGAACAGAACAGACTATTGAAAATCCAAAATCTAGAATTAAAAATAGCGAAATTCCCAAAGCAGTTTCGGATATTGTCATGAAATTATTAGCCAAGACTGCTGAAGACAGATATCAAAGTGCTTATGGCCTTAAAGCGGATTTAGAACAATGTCTAAGTCAGCTGCAACAAAATGGCGAAATTTCCCACTTCATTCCCGGTCAGCGCGATAAATTGGGTCAATTTCTCATTCCACAAAAACTGTATGGACGAGAAGCGCAAGTAGCTACTCTAATGGATGCCTTTGACCGGGTTAGTGCTGGAACAGCAGAGATGATGCTAGTTTCCGGTTACTCAGGAATAGGCAAATCTTGTTTGGTTTATGAAGTTCATAAACCCATTGTTGCAGCGCGGGGTTATTTTATCGCGGGCAAATTCGACCAATTTAAGCGGAATATTCCCTATGCAGCCTTGATTCAAGCATTTCAGGAATTGATCAGACAACTATTAACAGAAAGCTCAGAAAAAATAATTTTTTGGAAACAGAAGATTTTAAATGCTTTAGGGCAAAATGCTAGGGTAATAATTGACGTTATTCCAGAATTGGAATTGATAGTTGGCGTGCAACCTGAAGTTTACCAGCTAGGAGCGAACGAATCACAAAATCGGTTTAATCTTGTTTTTAAAGAATTCATTCGTATTTTTACAGAAAAAGCACATCCACTGGTTTTATTTTTAGATGATTTGCAATGGGCAGATTCAGCATCTTTGAAATTGATTCATTTGGTGATAACTGACCCAGATAGTCAATACTTGCTGCTGATTGGAGCGTATCGAGATAATGAAGTAAGCCCAACCCATCCCTTAATGCAGACCTTGGATAAAATTCATTCATCCGGGTCAATAGTAAATAATATCATCCTCCAACCGTTGGCACTCAGTACAGTCAGTCAATTAGTTGCCGATACTTTGGGTGACAACTGCTCATCACCAGTACCTGCGCTTGTTTGCTTCTCCCATAAACAAGGAGAATTTGAGGGAGAATGTTTGCTTGCAAGCAACGATGGGAATGAAACAGAAAAATGCAAGTTATTAGTTGAGCTAGTTTTCAATAAAACTCAAGGTAATCCCTTTTTTATAACTCAGTTGCTCACCTCCCTTTACGCAGAAAAGCTGTTGACATTCGACTTCAGCATCGGCAGATGGCAGTGGGATATGAAGCAAATTCAAACAGTGGGAATTGCAGATTATAACGTCGTCGAACTCATAGCCAGAAATATTCAAAAGCTGCCTCCAAACACCCAGAAAATTTTAAAATTAGCTGCCTGTATTGGGAACCGATTTAATTTAGACGTTTTGGCGATCGTCAATGAAGAATCCATATCAGAAACGGCATCTGCATTATGGGATGGACTTCAGGCTGGTCTAATTCTGCCCATCGGGGAAGGTGCTTACAAAATCCCTTTACTCTTCAAAGGTAATGAGTCCTTAGTAATGGGTAATAGTCAAGAAAACCAATTAGAAATTAACACTTACAAAGTATCCTACAAGTTTTTGCATGACCGGGTACAACAAGCAGCTTATTCTTTGATTCCTACTGACCATCAAAAAACTACCCACTTAAAAATTGGTCAACTACTGTTACAGAATACAAATCAAGACGATCTAGAAGAAAATGTCTTTGATATTGTTAATCAGCTAAATGTGGGACTAGAATTCATTACCGAGCCAGAAGAAAAATACAAGCTTGCTCAATTAAATTTAATAGCTGGTCGAAAGGCTAAAGCCGCGACAGCTTACGAGGCTGCCGTCACACAACTAAGAATAGGGTTAGAACTATTAGCAGAAAACAGTTGGCAGAGTAACTATGACCTGACGCTTGGACTTTATGTAGAAGCAGTGGAAGCGGAATACCTCAATACCAATTATGAAAGCTCTGCCGCTCTTGCTGAAATCGTTCTGCAACAAGCTAATACCCTGCTAGAAAAAGTGAAAGTATACGAGCTGCAAATCCAGTTTTACATGGCTCAAAATCAGATGCAAAAAGCGATCGATACAGGGCTACAAGTGCTGGATATGCTGGGTATCTCTTTGTCAAATGAAGCGCTTGAAGGTGGTTTTGCGGTTGAGTTGCCTTCTCTGACAGATTTAGAAAATTTCCCAGAAATGACAGATCCCTACAAAATAGCAGCTTTACGGATACTGATGTCTCTTGTTTCTCCTGCTGTCGCTGCTAAGCCCGAAATTTTGCCCCTGACTGTATTGGCTCAGGTCAATCTCTCTATTGAACATGGTCATTCAGCATTAGCTGCTTTTGCTTATGCTTTTTATGGCGTAATGGTGTGTGCTAGTGGCGACATAGATACAGGGTATCATGCAAGTCAGCTAGCTTTAAAGCTATTGGATAAGTTTGATGCCAACTCTCTTAAATGTAAAATTTACAATTTATTTAACGGTTTGATTAGACCCTGGAAAGAGCATCTCAAAAACACATTACAACCGTTTCAAGAGAGTATGCAAAGTGGATTGGAAACCGGGGATATAGAATATGCTGGCTATAGTGCTACTTCTTATTGCACTAGCCTGTTTTTGACTGGGGAGCGATTAGACATTGTAGAGCAGCAACAAAGGCAATATGTTGATTTAGCGCTGAAACTAAAACAAGATTATTCTATCTACTACATTAAGATGTTGCACCAACTGACTTTAAATCTTCAAAAGGAAGCCGATGGTAAATGTCAGTTGGTGGGCGAGAGTTTTGATGAAACAGAAATGCTGCCTGTTTTTATTGAAACTAACAATAGAATTTTGCTGTTTATTGCCTATCTTGCCAAGACGATTCTATTTTATCTGTTTAAAGAACCTAAGAATGCTGTTGCTAACGCCAGTTTAGCAGCAGCACACGCAGCAAGTGTAATGGGGATGGTAATTTCCGCTGCTCAGAACTTCTACTATTCGCTGGCTCTCCTTGCTCACTATCCCAAAGTTTCAAGCTTGGAGCAACAAGAATACCTGGGTATTGTAGAAGAAAATCAGCAAAAAATGCAGCGATGGGCAGAATCTGCTCCCACAAACTTCAAGCATAAATACGAACTTGTTGAGGCGGAAAAAGCACGGGTACAAGGGCAAATTTTAGAAGCAATGGAATATTATGACCGAGCTATAACGGGAGCAAAAGAACAAGGATATGTTCAGGAAGAAGCACTAGCTTCGGAACTAGCAGCAGAGTTTTATTTCTCTCTTGGCAGAGACAAGTTTGCTCAAATCTATCTGACGCAGGCTTACTATGGATATGTTCATTGGGGAGCTAAAGCTAAGGCTAAAGATTTGGAGTCCAGATA contains the following coding sequences:
- a CDS encoding EAL domain-containing protein, whose product is MAHKKNTKAPDLGIKGEEAQVYDRESLLNRIATRIRRSLELREILTTTVQEIRSFLGTDRVKIYLFHADGSGEVTAEARHGARLPSLLGLHFPAGDVPPYARQMFVKARQRVIVDVVSGQKTVSQLDCPNTQESLATEDIRYSPVDPCHVEYLTTMGVNSSLSVPILHQNQLWGLLVSHHAEPKSFTERDLKIVQLLVDQVSIAIAQSNLLSRTRQQAQHEAVCNQISRLLHSPLNITEIRQKVLEQTVKALQGSGGRLYITAEPTAQPAQLYTYSEQLSLTCIEESPFWQQIINPTKDTPNTNNEKSFELLFLNPELKNLTDLPLNTQNFPYIIADIYQESQLEFLKPELESTPIRSLLVVPLRYQQQCVGCLTIFRNEIETETLWAGRLNPDERNLRPRRSFEAWREIKKGQAKEWSSDEIKLAQALGVHLYMAAMQRRVEDTIRHQASHDLLTGLPNRLLFNDRLSLALAKIHQRREMLAVAFLDLDFFKNINDTLGHAVGDELLQDVAKRLKQCLRESDIVARWGGDEFTILLSPIQSTEDAAQIAQRFLDVLSIPFKFSQQELNVKASIGIALAPYDGEDAETLLKNADAAMYRAKQQGRNNYQLYTSAIGNKAFERLVLENNLYKALEREEFLLHYQPQIDLNTGEIVGMEALIRWQSASSGLIPPDRFIPLAEETGLICPIGEWVLRTACAQNRAWQLAGLPPLRMAVNLSARQFQQRNLVKIIAQVLKETGLEPAYLEIEITESIAIQDVDFTISVLESLQRMGIHISMDDFGTGYSSLWTLKQLPLDTLKIDRSFIHGLMNHTKEAAIITAVIALGHGLNLKVIAEGVEKAEELEFLRGVKCDSVQGYFFSPPLPAAKATKLYMRKTQSKAGKNDFDGNYLTW
- the era gene encoding GTPase Era; its protein translation is MSEQEDNLDLERADAFSIPVAPAGYKSGFIGIIGRPNVGKSTLMNQLVGQKVAIVSPVAQTTRNRLRGILTTPEAQLIFVDTPGIHKPHHQLGKVLVKNAQIAIQSVDVLLFVVDGSVEAGGGDRYIVDLLTHSQMPIVLGLNKIDQQSSFYRQIEDTYANLAGPHNWPIVKFSALNGDGLEALQKFLIDRLEPGPYYYPPDLVTDQPERFIMAELIREQILLLTREEIPHSVAVTIEKVEETPTITRVFAAINVERDSQKGIVIGKGGIMLKTIGSAAREQMQKLIDGKVYLELFVRVEPKWRQSRSRLAEFGYRVEE
- a CDS encoding trifunctional serine/threonine-protein kinase/ATP-binding protein/sensor histidine kinase; translated protein: MNIRAGYKLIEKINEGLSTIVYRAERKQDKKAAIVKILRADYPTLEEIMQLRHEYEISKNLNLEGIVKPYGLENHRNGLALILEDSRGEALNKFLCDRKLELTEFLNIGIQLADTLGKLHDNQIIHKDIKPTNIIINATTLKVKITDFSIATRLSKETQELSHPTLLEGTLAYISPEQTGRMNRSIDYRTDLYSLGVTFYEILCGELPFKATDPMELVHCHIAKQPIPPYDIVCAEAQNSRTEQTIENPKSRIKNSEIPKAVSDIVMKLLAKTAEDRYQSAYGLKADLEQCLSQLQQNGEISHFIPGQRDKLGQFLIPQKLYGREAQVATLMDAFDRVSAGTAEMMLVSGYSGIGKSCLVYEVHKPIVAARGYFIAGKFDQFKRNIPYAALIQAFQELIRQLLTESSEKIIFWKQKILNALGQNARVIIDVIPELELIVGVQPEVYQLGANESQNRFNLVFKEFIRIFTEKAHPLVLFLDDLQWADSASLKLIHLVITDPDSQYLLLIGAYRDNEVSPTHPLMQTLDKIHSSGSIVNNIILQPLALSTVSQLVADTLGDNCSSPVPALVCFSHKQGEFEGECLLASNDGNETEKCKLLVELVFNKTQGNPFFITQLLTSLYAEKLLTFDFSIGRWQWDMKQIQTVGIADYNVVELIARNIQKLPPNTQKILKLAACIGNRFNLDVLAIVNEESISETASALWDGLQAGLILPIGEGAYKIPLLFKGNESLVMGNSQENQLEINTYKVSYKFLHDRVQQAAYSLIPTDHQKTTHLKIGQLLLQNTNQDDLEENVFDIVNQLNVGLEFITEPEEKYKLAQLNLIAGRKAKAATAYEAAVTQLRIGLELLAENSWQSNYDLTLGLYVEAVEAEYLNTNYESSAALAEIVLQQANTLLEKVKVYELQIQFYMAQNQMQKAIDTGLQVLDMLGISLSNEALEGGFAVELPSLTDLENFPEMTDPYKIAALRILMSLVSPAVAAKPEILPLTVLAQVNLSIEHGHSALAAFAYAFYGVMVCASGDIDTGYHASQLALKLLDKFDANSLKCKIYNLFNGLIRPWKEHLKNTLQPFQESMQSGLETGDIEYAGYSATSYCTSLFLTGERLDIVEQQQRQYVDLALKLKQDYSIYYIKMLHQLTLNLQKEADGKCQLVGESFDETEMLPVFIETNNRILLFIAYLAKTILFYLFKEPKNAVANASLAAAHAASVMGMVISAAQNFYYSLALLAHYPKVSSLEQQEYLGIVEENQQKMQRWAESAPTNFKHKYELVEAEKARVQGQILEAMEYYDRAITGAKEQGYVQEEALASELAAEFYFSLGRDKFAQIYLTQAYYGYVHWGAKAKAKDLESRYPAVFSEMLKRESIGIQTNRTTTSTTGGSSAVLDLSTVNKASLALAEEIVLDKLLDKLLKIVMENAGATTSCLILEKEGQLLIEATGTVEQDEVVFWSETPIETSQNLPVPIINYVAITKENVVLDDAGQSVRFGNDPYIIKNKIKSILCTPLINQSKLIGIIYLENNVTNGAFTRERLEVLKILSSQVAISLKNAILYGKLETASQNLIEANDQLENYNRTLEQKVEARTVELQEKNSLLKEQAIQLELALKELQAAQTQLIQTEKMSSLGQMVAGIAHEINNPINFIYGNLIHASEYFQDLLKLLDFYKQHSYNATSEIEEIAKNIDLEFIVSDFPRLLNSMQVGADRIRQIVLSLRNFSRLDEAAMKSVDIHEGIDSTLLLLQNRLKTRLEHSDIEIVKEYGKLPEVECYASFLNQVFMNILSNAIDAIEESFKTYALSAVKEKGVFTNKKGHIHICTSVINGNKVEIRIADNGLGMKEEVRTRVFDPFFTTKPVGSGTGLGLAISYQIVVEKHQGSLTCISAPGQGAEFVVEIPLKQKIKHNEGEVLTKMAATPLSTDMPNQ